The Dunckerocampus dactyliophorus isolate RoL2022-P2 chromosome 1, RoL_Ddac_1.1, whole genome shotgun sequence genome has a segment encoding these proteins:
- the klhl17 gene encoding kelch-like protein 17 isoform X4, with amino-acid sequence MSESRQTHVTLHDIDPQALEQLVQYAYTAEIVVGEGNVQTLLPAASLLQLNGVRDACCKFLLSQLDPSNCLGIRGFADTHSCSDLLKSAHKYVLQHFVEVSKTEEFMLLPLKQVLDLISSDNLNVPSEEEVYRAVLSWVKHDIDGRRPHVPWLMKCVRLPLLRRDFLMSNVDTELLVRHHSECKDLLIEALKYHLMPEQRGVLSNSRTRPRRCEGASPVLFAVGGGSLFAIHGDCEAYDTRTDRWHMVASMSTRRARVGVAAIGNRLYAVGGYDGTSDLATVESYDPITNSWQLEVSMGTRRSCLGVAVLHGLLYAAGGYDGASCLNSAERFDPLTSTWTSIAAMSTRRRYVRVATLDGNLYAVGGYDSSSHLATVEKYDPQSNTWTPIANMLSRRSSAGVAVLDGMLYVAGGNDGTSCLNSVERFNPKTNTWEGVAAMNIRRSTHDLVAMDGWLYAVGGNDGSSSLNSIEKYSPRSNKWVAASCMFTRRSSVGVAVLELLNFPPPSSPTLSVSSTSL; translated from the exons ATGTCAGAGAGTCGCCAGACCCACGTGACGCTACACGATATTGATCCCCAGGCTTTGGAGCAGCTCGTCCAGTACGCCTACACAGCAGAGATTGTGGTCGGGGAGGGTAACGTTCAG ACGTTGCTTCCGGCGGCAAGCCTGCTGCAGCTCAATGGGGTGCGAGATGCCTGCTGCAAGTTTCTCCTCAGCCAGCTGGACCCCTCCAACTGCCTGGGCATCCGAGGCTTTGCCGACACGCACTCGTGCAGCGATCTTCTCAAGTCGGCACACAAGTACGTCCTGCAGCACTTTGTGGAGGTCTCCAAGACGGAGGAGTTCATGCTACTGCCGCTGAAACAG GTTCTGGATCTGATCTCCAGTGACAACTTGAACGTTCCATCTGAAGAGGAAGTGTACCGGGCCGTGCTAAGCTGGGTTAAACATGACATAGATGGGCGCCGGCCACATGTACCATGG TTGATGAAGTGCGTGCGGCTGCCGCTGCTGAGGCGAGACTTCCTCATGAGTAACGTGGATACGGAGCTGCTGGTGCGTCATCACTCCGAGTGCAAGGACCTGCTGATCGAAGCACTCAAGTATCACCTGATGCCCGAGCAGCGAGGCGTGCTCAGTAACAGCAGGACACGGCCACGGCGCTGTGAGGGTGCCAGCCCCGTACTCTTCGCTGTCG GTGGTGGCAGCCTTTTTGCCATTCATGGAGACTGTGAGGCATATGACACCAGGACGGATCGCTGGCATATGGTGGCCTCCATGTCCACTCGGCGGGCCCGGGTTGGTGTGGCAGCCATTGGGAACAGACTTTATGCTGTCGGAGG GTATGATGGTACCTCAGACCTGGCAACTGTGGAGTCATATGACCCCATCACTAACTCCTGGCAACTGGAGGTTTCCATGGGAACACGGAGGAGCTGTTTGGGCGTGGCGGTGTTGCATGGACTGCTGTATGCTGCTGGGGGATATGATGGCGCTTCCTGCCTCAATag TGCAGAGCGTTTTGACCCTCTGACCAGCACGTGGACATCTATTGCTGCCATGAGCACCCGCAGGAGATATGTTCGGGTTGCAACTCTAG ATGGCAACCTGTATGCAGTGGGCGGTTACGACAGCTCCTCACATCTTGCAACGGTGGAGAAATACGATCCTCAG AGCAACACGTGGACACCTATTGCCAACATGCTGAGTCGACGTAGCAGTGCTGGAGTAGCTGTACTGGACGGCATGCTGTATGTGGCGGGAGGGAATGACGGCACCAGCTGCCTTAACTCCGTGGAAAGGTTCAACCCCAAGACCAACACTTGGGAAGGAGTGGCTGCCATGAACATACGCAG GAGTACACACGACTTGGTGGCTATGGATGGCTGGTTGTACGCCGTGGGAGGTAACGACGGCAGCTCCAGCCTCAACTCCATCGAGAAGTACAGCCCCCGCAGCAACAAGTGGGTAGCAGCCTCCTGCATGTTCACCCGGCGCAGCAGCGTGGGGGTGGCCGTGTTGGAGCTCCTCAATTTCCCGCCACCATCCTCTCCTACCCTGTCGGTGTCCTCCACTAGCCTTTGA
- the klhl17 gene encoding kelch-like protein 17 isoform X2: MMEGGMQLLNRDGHSISHNSKRHYHDSFVSMNRMRQRGLLCDIVLHVSNKEIKAHKVVLASCSPYFHAMFTNEMSESRQTHVTLHDIDPQALEQLVQYAYTAEIVVGEGNVQTLLPAASLLQLNGVRDACCKFLLSQLDPSNCLGIRGFADTHSCSDLLKSAHKYVLQHFVEVSKTEEFMLLPLKQVLDLISSDNLNVPSEEEVYRAVLSWVKHDIDGRRPHVPWLMKCVRLPLLRRDFLMSNVDTELLVRHHSECKDLLIEALKYHLMPEQRGVLSNSRTRPRRCEGASPVLFAVGGGSLFAIHGDCEAYDTRTDRWHMVASMSTRRARVGVAAIGNRLYAVGGYDGTSDLATVESYDPITNSWQLEVSMGTRRSCLGVAVLHGLLYAAGGYDGASCLNSAERFDPLTSTWTSIAAMSTRRRYVRVATLDGNLYAVGGYDSSSHLATVEKYDPQSNTWTPIANMLSRRSSAGVAVLDGMLYVAGGNDGTSCLNSVERFNPKTNTWEGVAAMNIRRSTHDLVAMDGWLYAVGGNDGSSSLNSIEKYSPRSNKWVAASCMFTRRSSVGVAVLELLNFPPPSSPTLSVSSTSL; encoded by the exons ACTACCACGACTCCTTCGTGTCCATGAACAGGATGCGACAGCGTGGGCTGCTATGTGACATTGTGCTTCACGTCTCTAACAAGGAGATCAAGGCACACAAAGTGGTGCTGGCTTCTTGCAGCCCTTACTTCCACGCCATGTTTACCA ATGAGATGTCAGAGAGTCGCCAGACCCACGTGACGCTACACGATATTGATCCCCAGGCTTTGGAGCAGCTCGTCCAGTACGCCTACACAGCAGAGATTGTGGTCGGGGAGGGTAACGTTCAG ACGTTGCTTCCGGCGGCAAGCCTGCTGCAGCTCAATGGGGTGCGAGATGCCTGCTGCAAGTTTCTCCTCAGCCAGCTGGACCCCTCCAACTGCCTGGGCATCCGAGGCTTTGCCGACACGCACTCGTGCAGCGATCTTCTCAAGTCGGCACACAAGTACGTCCTGCAGCACTTTGTGGAGGTCTCCAAGACGGAGGAGTTCATGCTACTGCCGCTGAAACAG GTTCTGGATCTGATCTCCAGTGACAACTTGAACGTTCCATCTGAAGAGGAAGTGTACCGGGCCGTGCTAAGCTGGGTTAAACATGACATAGATGGGCGCCGGCCACATGTACCATGG TTGATGAAGTGCGTGCGGCTGCCGCTGCTGAGGCGAGACTTCCTCATGAGTAACGTGGATACGGAGCTGCTGGTGCGTCATCACTCCGAGTGCAAGGACCTGCTGATCGAAGCACTCAAGTATCACCTGATGCCCGAGCAGCGAGGCGTGCTCAGTAACAGCAGGACACGGCCACGGCGCTGTGAGGGTGCCAGCCCCGTACTCTTCGCTGTCG GTGGTGGCAGCCTTTTTGCCATTCATGGAGACTGTGAGGCATATGACACCAGGACGGATCGCTGGCATATGGTGGCCTCCATGTCCACTCGGCGGGCCCGGGTTGGTGTGGCAGCCATTGGGAACAGACTTTATGCTGTCGGAGG GTATGATGGTACCTCAGACCTGGCAACTGTGGAGTCATATGACCCCATCACTAACTCCTGGCAACTGGAGGTTTCCATGGGAACACGGAGGAGCTGTTTGGGCGTGGCGGTGTTGCATGGACTGCTGTATGCTGCTGGGGGATATGATGGCGCTTCCTGCCTCAATag TGCAGAGCGTTTTGACCCTCTGACCAGCACGTGGACATCTATTGCTGCCATGAGCACCCGCAGGAGATATGTTCGGGTTGCAACTCTAG ATGGCAACCTGTATGCAGTGGGCGGTTACGACAGCTCCTCACATCTTGCAACGGTGGAGAAATACGATCCTCAG AGCAACACGTGGACACCTATTGCCAACATGCTGAGTCGACGTAGCAGTGCTGGAGTAGCTGTACTGGACGGCATGCTGTATGTGGCGGGAGGGAATGACGGCACCAGCTGCCTTAACTCCGTGGAAAGGTTCAACCCCAAGACCAACACTTGGGAAGGAGTGGCTGCCATGAACATACGCAG GAGTACACACGACTTGGTGGCTATGGATGGCTGGTTGTACGCCGTGGGAGGTAACGACGGCAGCTCCAGCCTCAACTCCATCGAGAAGTACAGCCCCCGCAGCAACAAGTGGGTAGCAGCCTCCTGCATGTTCACCCGGCGCAGCAGCGTGGGGGTGGCCGTGTTGGAGCTCCTCAATTTCCCGCCACCATCCTCTCCTACCCTGTCGGTGTCCTCCACTAGCCTTTGA
- the klhl17 gene encoding kelch-like protein 17 isoform X3 has protein sequence MKEAVRDEMSESRQTHVTLHDIDPQALEQLVQYAYTAEIVVGEGNVQTLLPAASLLQLNGVRDACCKFLLSQLDPSNCLGIRGFADTHSCSDLLKSAHKYVLQHFVEVSKTEEFMLLPLKQVLDLISSDNLNVPSEEEVYRAVLSWVKHDIDGRRPHVPWLMKCVRLPLLRRDFLMSNVDTELLVRHHSECKDLLIEALKYHLMPEQRGVLSNSRTRPRRCEGASPVLFAVGGGSLFAIHGDCEAYDTRTDRWHMVASMSTRRARVGVAAIGNRLYAVGGYDGTSDLATVESYDPITNSWQLEVSMGTRRSCLGVAVLHGLLYAAGGYDGASCLNSAERFDPLTSTWTSIAAMSTRRRYVRVATLDGNLYAVGGYDSSSHLATVEKYDPQSNTWTPIANMLSRRSSAGVAVLDGMLYVAGGNDGTSCLNSVERFNPKTNTWEGVAAMNIRRSTHDLVAMDGWLYAVGGNDGSSSLNSIEKYSPRSNKWVAASCMFTRRSSVGVAVLELLNFPPPSSPTLSVSSTSL, from the exons ATGAAAGAAGCAGTGAGAG ATGAGATGTCAGAGAGTCGCCAGACCCACGTGACGCTACACGATATTGATCCCCAGGCTTTGGAGCAGCTCGTCCAGTACGCCTACACAGCAGAGATTGTGGTCGGGGAGGGTAACGTTCAG ACGTTGCTTCCGGCGGCAAGCCTGCTGCAGCTCAATGGGGTGCGAGATGCCTGCTGCAAGTTTCTCCTCAGCCAGCTGGACCCCTCCAACTGCCTGGGCATCCGAGGCTTTGCCGACACGCACTCGTGCAGCGATCTTCTCAAGTCGGCACACAAGTACGTCCTGCAGCACTTTGTGGAGGTCTCCAAGACGGAGGAGTTCATGCTACTGCCGCTGAAACAG GTTCTGGATCTGATCTCCAGTGACAACTTGAACGTTCCATCTGAAGAGGAAGTGTACCGGGCCGTGCTAAGCTGGGTTAAACATGACATAGATGGGCGCCGGCCACATGTACCATGG TTGATGAAGTGCGTGCGGCTGCCGCTGCTGAGGCGAGACTTCCTCATGAGTAACGTGGATACGGAGCTGCTGGTGCGTCATCACTCCGAGTGCAAGGACCTGCTGATCGAAGCACTCAAGTATCACCTGATGCCCGAGCAGCGAGGCGTGCTCAGTAACAGCAGGACACGGCCACGGCGCTGTGAGGGTGCCAGCCCCGTACTCTTCGCTGTCG GTGGTGGCAGCCTTTTTGCCATTCATGGAGACTGTGAGGCATATGACACCAGGACGGATCGCTGGCATATGGTGGCCTCCATGTCCACTCGGCGGGCCCGGGTTGGTGTGGCAGCCATTGGGAACAGACTTTATGCTGTCGGAGG GTATGATGGTACCTCAGACCTGGCAACTGTGGAGTCATATGACCCCATCACTAACTCCTGGCAACTGGAGGTTTCCATGGGAACACGGAGGAGCTGTTTGGGCGTGGCGGTGTTGCATGGACTGCTGTATGCTGCTGGGGGATATGATGGCGCTTCCTGCCTCAATag TGCAGAGCGTTTTGACCCTCTGACCAGCACGTGGACATCTATTGCTGCCATGAGCACCCGCAGGAGATATGTTCGGGTTGCAACTCTAG ATGGCAACCTGTATGCAGTGGGCGGTTACGACAGCTCCTCACATCTTGCAACGGTGGAGAAATACGATCCTCAG AGCAACACGTGGACACCTATTGCCAACATGCTGAGTCGACGTAGCAGTGCTGGAGTAGCTGTACTGGACGGCATGCTGTATGTGGCGGGAGGGAATGACGGCACCAGCTGCCTTAACTCCGTGGAAAGGTTCAACCCCAAGACCAACACTTGGGAAGGAGTGGCTGCCATGAACATACGCAG GAGTACACACGACTTGGTGGCTATGGATGGCTGGTTGTACGCCGTGGGAGGTAACGACGGCAGCTCCAGCCTCAACTCCATCGAGAAGTACAGCCCCCGCAGCAACAAGTGGGTAGCAGCCTCCTGCATGTTCACCCGGCGCAGCAGCGTGGGGGTGGCCGTGTTGGAGCTCCTCAATTTCCCGCCACCATCCTCTCCTACCCTGTCGGTGTCCTCCACTAGCCTTTGA